One window from the genome of Sesamum indicum cultivar Zhongzhi No. 13 linkage group LG15, S_indicum_v1.0, whole genome shotgun sequence encodes:
- the LOC105177099 gene encoding LOB domain-containing protein 25, whose product MMASSSSSSGYSNPPCAACKFLRRKCLPGCIFAPYFPPEEPTKFVNVHKIFGASNVSKLLNEIPPHQREDAVNSLAYEADARLKDPVYGCVGAISVLQRQVLNLQKELDATNADLMRFVGNDHNPYHPDPAHVSMNLIINSNQQRSGNSSRNYGHGFGRRVDFGSGSFDPNSGFSPYSSCPWNTGHPGDQGPDAGGDSCSS is encoded by the coding sequence ATGATGGCTTCTTCCAGTTCCAGCAGTGGCTATTCAAACCCTCCCTGCGCTGCCTGCAAGTTCCTGAGGCGAAAATGCCTGCCCGGCTGCATTTTTGCTCCCTATTTTCCTCCAGAGGAGCCCACTAAGTTCGTCAATGTACACAAAATCTTCGGCGCCAGCAACGTGAGCAAGCTGCTGAACGAGATCCCCCCTCATCAAAGAGAAGATGCTGTCAATTCTCTTGCATACGAAGCCGACGCCCGGCTCAAAGATCCTGTTTATGGCTGTGTTGGAGCCATTTCTGTTCTGCAAAGGCAAGTCCTTAACCTTCAGAAAGAACTGGACGCTACCAACGCTGATTTAATGCGTTTCGTCGGCAATGATCATAACCCGTATCATCCTGATCCTGCTCATGTTTCCATGAACCTAATCATCAACAGCAATCAGCAGAGAAGTGGTAATAGCAGTAGAAATTATGGACATGGGTTTGGGAGGAGAGTGGATTTTGGATCGGGTTCTTTCGACCCGAACTCAGGGTTTTCTCCATATTCTTCTTGCCCATGGAATACTGGGCATCCAGGGGATCAAGGGCCTGATGCAGGTGGAGATAGCTGCAGCAGCTAA